The Candidatus Edwardsbacteria bacterium genomic interval TTAAGGAGTAATATCATGAAACAGAGTCCTGATTCAAACAACGATTTTGAATTTCTATACTCGCTAAGCAAGGCCTTGTCATCAACCCTGGACCAGACCCAGCTGCTGGATATGATCATTGAGGCAGCCAAGACCCTGACCATGGCTGAAGCCAGCTCTTTGCTGCTACTGGATGAGAATACCCAAAGGCTTCATTTCGCCCATGCCACCGGACAGGTTTCCGAGGAATTAAAGAAGCTTTCGCTTCCTATTGGCCAGGGCATAGCCGGCTGGGTGGCCCGGGAGAAGAAACCGCAGATAGTCAATCAGGCGGATAAGGACAACCGCTGGTACAAGGGTATTGACGAAAAGACCAAATTCATCACCCGTTCGCTGTTGTGCGTCCCTCTGGTGCTGGACGACAAGACGGTCGGGGTCATCGAGGTCTTGAACAAGCTGGAGAGCCAGTCGTTTGACGAACGGGACCAGGAGCTGCTCCTGAAAGTGGCCGAAATGGCGGCCCGGGTCCTGGAGAATGCCGACAAATACCACAAACTGCAGACCGAGAACCTTCAGCTAAGGGATGACATCGCCAGTCGCTACACCATTATCGGAGAAAGCCCTTCCATCCGGGAGGTTTTAGGGCTGGCTCAGAAGGTGGCCTTGAGCAATACCACGGTTTTGCTGCAGGGGGAGAACGGCACTGGAAAAGAGCTTCTGGCCAGGTATATCCACAACCAAAGCCCCAGGCGCGACAAAGCGTTCATCGCCGTAAACTGTGCCGCCATACCCCTGGAACTGCTGGAGTCAGAGCTGTTCGGGCACGAAAAAGGCTCCTTCACCGGCGCCATCAACTTAAGGCGGGGCCGGTTTGAGCTGGCACACCAGGGGACCATCTTTTTGGATGAGGTGGGCGACCTTCCTTTGGCGGTCCAGGCCAAGATCCTGAGGGTGTTGCAGGAGCGCGAATTTGAACGGCTGGGCGGCAGTGAAACCATAAAGGTCGATGTCCGGATAGTCGGTGCCACCAACCATGATCTGATACAATTGGTCAGAGAGAATCAGTTCCGGGAGGATCTGTATTACCGCCTGAATGTTTTTCAGATATTTTTACCGCCGCTGAGACAGCGGCGGGAGGACATACCGGTTCTGGCGGAGCATTTTTTGAAATACTTCTGCCGGGAGACCAAAAAGAATATCATGGGATTTTCGGCCGCGGTGATCAATTCCATGCTGGAATACAGCTGGCCGGGAAATATCCGGGAATTGCAGAATGTCATCGAACGGGCAGTGGTGATATCTTCGGGCAAAGTGATCAATAATATCATGCTGCAGGATATCAGCGTTGGCGGCAAAAAGGAAATGACGCTGCCTTCTAATATTCCCTGGGACGAGGCGCAGAAAATTTTCAAAAAAGAATACCTGATAAAAATCTTGAATGCAAACAACTGGAATCAACGTAAAGCCGCTTCCGCCATAAAAATACAACCCACTTATTTGTCCCGGCTTATAAAAGAACTAAATATAACCAAGCCATAGTTTATACTATTATATTATTACCAACTTATGTAATAGTATAACAATCATAAACCTTGTTAGCATTTAACATTTTATATAATAAAGAGTTAACGTTTTGTTTATGTTGGCATAATAGTTGCATGTAAATCTAGTATTAAAAATAATACGTAAAGGATTTACATGTATAACTCAAAGGACTTCCCCGAGCTCAGCGTTTTCATTAGGGACACGGTCGATTGTTTTGAAAAGTGGAATATCCTTATTCACTATAGCCGGCAGCCCATGGCTCAGGAATCGGTCTGCAGTCTGACCAAGCTGACCGGACGTCCCGAGGAAGCTATCAAGAAGGCTATCGATGACCTGCTGATGCAGGGGGTTCTGTACTCAAATGAGAACAGCCAGGTAAATTATCATCTGTCCTCGGAAAAAGCGCCTATCTTTGAAAAATTAAAAAGCGGCATGACCGATAAATCTGCCAGATTGAGATTGCTGATGGTGGCCGTGGAATCCATAAGGGTAAAAAGCAATTCCGGCAAAGGAGAGAAGAAGTGAAAAAATTAACGTTGACAGCCTTACTTATTGCTGCCTTTGTTTGTATGGCCCAGGCAGCCCAGGATACCTGTAAGATATTCCTGTGGGACAACGATGCCGGCGAGACCGCCCAGGAAGCCCCGGCCGCCGCCATGGACAAGAATTATAACTCCTGTTATGTCTGGGCCGATAAGCGGGATGGAGACTGGAATATCTACGGCCGCCTGTGGGGCCGCAAACCGGAGGCCCTGTCAAAGTCCTTTATGGTGAACCAGGAAGACAAGGTGCTTCGTGACCAGAAGGCGCCGGATGTGGCCGGGAAAACCGGCGAGTTCGTCTTCGTGGTCTGGCAGGATTCCATAAGCAAGGAGCCGTTCTGGCAGATCTATGGCCGTAAGATGCGGCCTTCCGGCGAGCCCATGTCCGATGAGTTCCGGATAAACCGGGTAGTGGCCCGAAACGCCAAGTTTCCCAAGATC includes:
- a CDS encoding sigma 54-interacting transcriptional regulator gives rise to the protein MKQSPDSNNDFEFLYSLSKALSSTLDQTQLLDMIIEAAKTLTMAEASSLLLLDENTQRLHFAHATGQVSEELKKLSLPIGQGIAGWVAREKKPQIVNQADKDNRWYKGIDEKTKFITRSLLCVPLVLDDKTVGVIEVLNKLESQSFDERDQELLLKVAEMAARVLENADKYHKLQTENLQLRDDIASRYTIIGESPSIREVLGLAQKVALSNTTVLLQGENGTGKELLARYIHNQSPRRDKAFIAVNCAAIPLELLESELFGHEKGSFTGAINLRRGRFELAHQGTIFLDEVGDLPLAVQAKILRVLQEREFERLGGSETIKVDVRIVGATNHDLIQLVRENQFREDLYYRLNVFQIFLPPLRQRREDIPVLAEHFLKYFCRETKKNIMGFSAAVINSMLEYSWPGNIRELQNVIERAVVISSGKVINNIMLQDISVGGKKEMTLPSNIPWDEAQKIFKKEYLIKILNANNWNQRKAASAIKIQPTYLSRLIKELNITKP